One genomic segment of Mycolicibacterium psychrotolerans includes these proteins:
- a CDS encoding acyl-CoA dehydrogenase family protein encodes MRDVVRTHAAESERLRTLAPGIVDALWSTGLMSAFNPAPAGGVEPSFAEMIDTWIEMAWQDGSFGWIGIANMPSSFAAATYLPDDGFDEVFTAHDNHVTMGGQFFPNGQGVAVEGGYQLTGSWSFGSGTGHAEYVAAGFLPMVDGEIRWVSEGVPDMQVAIVPRAEVEFLDGWHVQGLKGTGSYDYAIHDVFVPQRRTFALFTREPRRGSSPATRMGMMPVTAAGHAAWALGVAKSMLDDVAELAATKFRMSDMAALATRPTFQKGLAHHVAAWRAARLLVVDAFGSAEGAVAAGEELTPTMRADMRVAAVFATDTARACAEWAHLAAGTTSIREGSRLERAFRDIYTGTQHAFISEKVAIDAAQVWLGIVDDQFGL; translated from the coding sequence ATGCGCGACGTGGTGCGCACCCACGCCGCCGAATCCGAACGCCTCCGTACCTTGGCCCCCGGCATCGTCGACGCCCTCTGGTCGACGGGCCTGATGTCGGCCTTCAACCCCGCCCCGGCGGGTGGGGTGGAGCCGTCCTTCGCCGAGATGATCGACACCTGGATCGAGATGGCCTGGCAGGACGGCTCTTTCGGCTGGATCGGGATCGCCAACATGCCGTCGTCGTTCGCGGCCGCCACCTACCTGCCCGACGACGGGTTCGACGAGGTCTTCACGGCGCACGACAACCACGTGACGATGGGCGGACAGTTCTTCCCCAACGGACAGGGTGTCGCCGTCGAGGGGGGCTACCAGCTCACCGGATCCTGGAGCTTCGGCTCCGGTACCGGGCACGCCGAGTATGTCGCGGCGGGATTCCTGCCGATGGTCGACGGGGAGATCCGCTGGGTCAGCGAGGGTGTGCCCGACATGCAGGTCGCGATCGTGCCCCGCGCCGAGGTCGAGTTCCTCGACGGCTGGCATGTGCAGGGCCTCAAGGGCACCGGCTCCTACGACTATGCGATCCACGACGTGTTCGTCCCGCAGCGCCGCACGTTCGCGCTGTTCACGCGCGAGCCGCGGCGGGGGAGCTCGCCCGCGACCCGGATGGGCATGATGCCGGTGACCGCGGCCGGTCACGCCGCGTGGGCGCTCGGGGTGGCCAAGAGCATGCTCGACGACGTCGCCGAGCTCGCCGCCACCAAGTTCCGGATGAGCGACATGGCCGCGCTGGCCACCCGCCCCACCTTCCAGAAGGGCCTCGCTCACCACGTCGCGGCGTGGCGCGCGGCGCGGCTCCTGGTGGTCGACGCCTTCGGGTCGGCGGAGGGTGCCGTCGCGGCCGGCGAGGAGCTGACCCCGACCATGCGGGCCGACATGCGGGTCGCGGCAGTGTTCGCCACCGACACCGCCCGCGCGTGCGCCGAATGGGCGCATCTGGCGGCGGGCACCACCTCGATCCGTGAGGGCAGCCGGCTCGAGCGCGCGTTCCGCGACATCTACACCGGCACCCAGCACGCCTTCATCAGCGAGAAAGTGGCGATCGACGCGGCCCAGGTCTGGCTGGGCATCGTCGACGACCAATTCGGGCTCTAG